The Lasioglossum baleicum unplaced genomic scaffold, iyLasBale1 scaffold0301, whole genome shotgun sequence genome includes a window with the following:
- the LOC143220171 gene encoding uncharacterized protein LOC143220171 codes for MEFSVEELLSKQSEIGRKISRITENFRKTISQAKMTGGDVKSRLQRLEEYWSLFQKNHDILAFRHMDAIKGSDYVKMEYADAVEEAYMEQRGRLLDLANQFGEGGSSTTKRSAAASSKEEKDPGSAPLPRMQLPEFAGAYVEWPSFKDLFKSIVERNKSLGAVDRLQYLKSSLHGEAADLIRDLPTTGENYDRAWAILREQYENKRILVRSCLDKLASLPAMRESSAQEIINVQKGVLSVINTLEGLGRPITKTEDWFVYSVVKLLDPVTRDKWEERIAGSTDPPSFSSLKEFLIKRRQQLEASTKLSSSPPAHSSNSSNQLNHHEARSNQGSSKPKGPTRTVRSNHANQSQRPACIMCNEKHYLMQCPKYKALPPAERRGQVEKIRLCCNCLGRHQVATCPSTRSCLTCGERHHSTLHDAYRDGSRQTTTAHHIQDCRNVEGKILLATAIILVADRHGRQQEVRALVDQGSEISMVTEGLAQRLQLARATSTVDIYGVGGQRLAKARGRVNLDVSSFTNDETIKVSAIVLPKLTSYNLGCSTPNRPWNHLKGLKLADPAPATVTPIEVLLGADVYTAIIREGIRKGAPNEPVGQQTIFGWIVTGRAGVTTTTTHARVHQVLVGDSLSTVVRRFWEQEELRDPHATRTAEEMECENFFASSHSRTPEGRYQVRLPFKSRGPITSGSRTASWHSLKRMEQKFKRDEAFKSLYSDFISQYEELGHMTLVNPPSTEQPAHYLPHHGVLKPSSTTTKLRVVFNGSWSEASQQSLNDCLHAGPNLLPLLADVLLRWRKHKYVVTADIIKMYRQILVHPEDRNFQRILWRDNESEEVREYCLNTVTYGLSCAPFLAVRTLHQLAEDEGSQYPIAARALRHDSYVDDILTGADTIHALKETALQLQQLCKAGGFILQKWASNTAELRKVTIQLSQSQPSSPLDGQPESKTWTDSIHPALGLLWSPHDDSFRFTITDTDAQPTTKRSVVSKAAQLFDPLGWLTPVIVRAKITIQSTWLLGIGWDDPLPAALDNDWRTFCAELKQLEMVRLPRPLFQNFRNEQREFHGFADASERAYGAVVYLRMKTEDNRWTLTLVAAKSKVAPLQQVSLPRLELCAAHLLARLTQHITTTLHMDKTEVHLWSDSTVALGWIQGHPSRWRTYVANRVADIQRRVPEAQWHHIAGVKNPADCASRGLSPSQLLSWTLWWKGPEFLHCDANLASSAPVAQENLPEQREPIVAVVTGAAKEEEENETLQRFSSYTRLLRVTAWCRRWLSRFRDRPSHTLTNTDSFPSGQPTDLTTAELINAERGWIHAVQRMAFGKEVSMLTQNQSLSQKSNLAPLVPSLDKHNLMRVGGRLGKAPLNPDETHPIILPPQSHLTQLIVDFIHRSTMHGGVQATLGAIRQRFWIPTGRSIVKKAIRKCVTCLRWRAEPAQQLMADLPTHRVTPARPFHSTGVDYAGPIWLRTTSGRGHKAYKGFFAVFVCMVTKAVHLEVVSDYTSEAFLAAFRRFVSRRGICAHLYSDCGTNFIGADRELRRLFTANSQENRSLRDQMSTLRTEWHFNPPAAPHFGGLWEAAVKSTKYHLRRTIGETKLTFEEMTTLLAQVEACLNSRPLAALSDDPADLTALTPGHFLVGSALQALPEPSLLDEGTNRLTRWQLISKMRDQFWARWKREYLHALTSRTKWRQTKENISPGRLCIIVGEQTPPSRWLLARVTEAHPGTDGKVRVVKVATAISEFTRPIHKLVVLPIDTNDR; via the coding sequence ATGGAATTCTCCGTCGAAGAACTGCTCTCCAAGCAGAGCGAAATAGGAAGGAAGATAAGCAGAATAACCGAGAACTTTAGGAAGACCATCTCGCAGGCCAAGATGACAGGAGGCGATGTCAAATCCAGGTTGCAACGCCTCGAAGAGTACTGGTCGCTGTTCCAAAAAAACCACGACATATTAGCGTTCCGCCACATGGACGCGATAAAGGGCAGCGACTACGTCAAAATGGAGTATGCTGATGCGGTAGAAGAAGCATACATGGAGCAAAGGGGTCGGTTACTTGACCTGGCGAATCAATTCGGCGAAGGCGGCTCCAGTACGACGAAAAGGAGTGCTGCAGCTTCATCCAAGGAGGAAAAGGACCCTGGCTCGGCGCCGCTGCCCAGGATGCAGCTACCCGAGTTCGCTGGAGCGTACGTGGAGTGGCCATCATTCAAAGATCTGTTCAAATCCATTGTCGAACGGAATAAGAGTTTGGGCGCTGTGGACCGGCTGCAATACCTGAAAAGCAGTCTCCACGGAGAAGCCGCAGATCTGATCAGGGATCTCCCAACCACTGGTGAAAACTACGATCGTGCATGGGCAATCCTGCGGGAGCaatatgaaaataaaagaataCTGGTGCGATCGTGCCTAGACAAGCTCGCCTCTCTGCCTGCGATGAGAGAAAGTTCGGCGCAAGAGATCATCAACGTGCAAAAGGGTGTTCTCTCCGTAATAAATACATTGGAAGGCTTGGGACGACCAATCACCAAGACAGAAGATTGGTTTGTCTATTCCGTCGTCAAGCTCCTCGACCCTGTGACGCGTGACAAGTGGGAGGAAAGAATTGCTGGCAGTACCGATCCCCCGTCCTTCTCATCATTGAAGGAATTTCTGATAAAGAGACGGCAGCAGTTGGAGGCGTCAACCAAGCTCTCGTCCTCGCCTCCCGCtcacagcagcaacagcagcaatcAGCTCAATCACCACGAGGCCCGCTCCAACCAGGGATCTTCGAAGCCTAAGGGGCCAACACGCACAGTGAGGAGCAATCACGCGAATCAGAGCCAAAGGCCAGCTTGCATCATGTGTAACGAGAAGCATTACCTTATGCAGTGCCCCAAGTACAAGGCACTCCCGCCAGCAGAACGAAGAGGGCAAGTGGAGAAGATCCGTCTCTGCTGCAATTGTCTCGGCAGGCACCAGGTCGCAACTTGCCCGTCCACCAGGAGCTGCCTGACATGCGGAGAGAGACACCATTCCACGCTTCATGATGCCTACAGAGATGGCTCTCGGCAGACAACAACGGCTCACCACATACAGGACTGTCGCAATGTAGAGGGCAAGATACTGCTAGCAACGGCTATCATTCTAGTTGCAGATCGCCACGGCAGACAGCAGGAAGTGCGTGCCCTCGTCGACCAGGGCTCCGAAATATCGATGGTGACAGAAGGGCTGGCGCAACGACTGCAGCTCGCTCGAGCGACGTCCACAGTGGATATTTACGGTGTCGGGGGACAGCGGCTCGCCAAGGCTCGCGGACGTGTTAACTTGGACGTTTCTTCATTCACAAACGATGAAACGATCAAGGTCTCGGCCATCGTGCTCCCAAAACTCACGAGCTACAATCTTGGCTGTTCCACGCCAAATCGACCCTGGAACCATTTGAAGGGGTTGAAACTGGCTGATCCCGCTCCTGCAACAGTAACGCCCATTGAAGTCCTGCTGGGAGCTGACGTCTACACAGCAATAATTCGAGAGGGAATAAGGAAGGGCGCGCCAAACGAGCCCGTCGGCCAACAAACCATTTTTGGCTGGATCGTCACCGGAAGGGCTGGAGTCACCACCACAACCACGCACGCCCGAGTGCACCAAGTGCTTGTTGGGGACTCCCTAAGCACGGTAGTACGGAGGTTCTGGGAGCAAGAAGAACTCCGGGACCCGCACGCGACTCGAACAGCGGAGGAGATGGAGTGCGAGAACTTCTTCGCATCGTCTCACTCACGCACTCCTGAGGGTCGCTATCAAGTGAGGCTCCCTTTCAAATCACGAGGTCCCATCACTTCAGGGTCGAGAACAGCATCCTGGCACTCTCTAAAAAGGATGGAACAGAAATTTAAAAGAGATGAAGCATTCAAGAGCCTCTACAGTGACTTCATCTCTCAATACGAGGAACTAGGACACATGACCTTGGTAAACCCGCCGTCAACCGAGCAACCTGCACACTATCTACCGCATCATGGAGTATTGAAGCCCAGCAGTACCACAACAAAACTGAGGGTTGTGTTCAATGGCTCCTGGTCCGAGGCATCTCAGCAATCTCTTAACGACTGCCTTCACGCGGGACCAAATCTTCTGCCACTTCTTGCGGACGTCCTGCTGCGATGGCGCAAACACAAATACGTGGTGACAGCTGACATCATAAAGATGTACCGACAAATCCTGGTGCACCCGGAGGACCGCAACTTCCAAAGGATCCTATGGAGAGACAACGAGTCAGAAGAAGTGAgagaatattgtttaaacaCTGTCACTTACGGCTTGTCTTGTGCTCCATTCCTCGCAGTCAGGACGTTGCACCAGCTGGCAGAAGATGAAGGCAGCCAGTATCCCATCGCAGCACGAGCACTCCGACACGACTCCTATGTCGACGATATTCTCACTGGAGCCGACACGATCCACGCCTTGAAGGAAACAGCACTCCAATTGCAGCAGTTGTGCAAGGCGGGCGGCTTCATATTACAGAAGTGGGCATCCAACACGGCTGAGCTCCGTAAAGTTACAATACAACTGTCACAAAGCCAACCTTCATCACCGTTGGATGGTCAACCGGAGTCAAAAACGTGGACTGACTCAATACACCCGGCTCTCGGTCTCCTGTGGTCACCTCACGATGACAGTTTCAGGTTCACGATCACCGACACCGACGCCCAACCTACGACAAAAAGGAGTGTGGTATCCAAGGCAGCCCAGTTGTTCGATCCATTGGGATGGCTAACCCCAGTCATCGTCCGAGCAAAAATCACCATTCAATCAACGTGGTTGCTGGGAATAGGCTGGGACGACCCACTTCCTGCAGCATTGGACAACGACTGGCGAACATTCTGTGCAGAATTGAAGCAGCTGGAGATGGTAAGGTTGCCCCGACCTCTGTTTCAGAACTTCCGCAATGAACAGAGGGAGTTCCATGGGTTCGCCGACGCCTCGGAACGAGCATATGGGGCAGTCGTGTACCTGAGAATGAAAACCGAGGACAACCGATGGACACTGACACTTGTCGCTGCTAAGAGCAAAGTTGCACCACTGCAACAAGTCTCACTGCCCCGCTTAGAGCTCTGTGCAGCGCACCTTCTCGCTCGGTTGACACAACATATCACGACAACACTGCACATGGACAAAACAGAAGTTCACCTTTGGTCCGACTCCACGGTAGCATTGGGGTGGATTCAAGGCCATCCATCCCGATGGAGGACCTACGTGGCCAACAGGGTGGCCGACATCCAGCGAAGGGTCCCCGAAGCACAATGGCATCACATTGCAGGAGTCAAAAATCCAGCGGACTGTGCTTCGAGAGGACTTTCCCCGTCACAATTGCTCTCTTGGACATTGTGGTGGAAGGGGCCCGAGTTCCTGCATTGCGATGCCAACCTTGCTTCTTCGGCACCCGTCGCGCAAGAGAATTTGCCGGAACAGCGAGAGCCCATCGTGGCTGTTGTCACAGGAGCTgcaaaagaagaggaagagaatGAGACTTTGCAGCGCTTCTCCTCCTACACCAGGCTGCTCCGAGTCACTGCATGGTGCCGGAGATGGCTTAGTCGATTCCGAGACCGACCATCGCACACACTTACCAATACTGACTCGTTCCCGAGCGGTCAGCCTACAGATCTGACAACAGCAGAACTTATCAATGCTGAGAGAGGGTGGATCCACGCAGTTCAGAGGATGGCCTTCGGCAAGGAAGTCTCAATGTTGACGCAGAACCAAAGCTTATCGCAGAAAAGCAATCTAGCACCACTAGTTCCATCCCTGGATAAGCATAACTTGATGAGAGTCGGAGGACGATTGGGCAAAGCCCCGCTTAACCCTGATGAAACCCATCCTATAATCCTTCCCCCACAATCTCATCTCACCCAGTTAATCGTAGATTTCATTCATAGGAGTACCATGCATGGGGGAGTCCAAGCGACGTTAGGAGCCATCAGACAACGATTTTGGATTCCAACAGGGCGATCCATCGTAAAGAAGGCCATCCGCAAGTGCGTAACCTGCTTGCGATGGCGGGCGGAACCCGCACAGCAACTGATGGCAGATCTACCCACGCATCGCGTCACTCCAGCACGCCCCTTTCACTCTACGGGGGTAGACTACGCCGGCCCAATTTGGCTGAGGACGACATCAGGTCGAGGTCACAAGGCGTACAAAGGCTTCTTCGCTGTGTTCGTCTGCATGGTGACCAAAGCAGTCCATTTGGAAGTCGTGTCAGACTATACGTCCGAGGCCTTCCTGGCTGCATTCCGCAGATTTGTCTCACGTCGTGGTATTTGTGCGCATTTGTACAGCGACTGTGGGACGAACTTCATTGGAGCCGACCGGGAGCTGCGGCGCCTTTTCACTGCCAACAGTCAGGAAAACCGCAGCCTCAGGGATCAGATGAGCACCTTGCGGACCGAGTGGCACTTCAATCCTCCAGCTGCACCACATTTTGGCGGCTTATGGGAGGCGGCAGTCAAGTCCACTAAATACCACCTACGACGGACCATTGGAGAAACCAAACTTACGTTTGAAGAGATGACCACACTGCTAGCTCAAGTGGAGGCCTGCCTAAATTCAAGGCCACTAGCTGCGCTATCCGACGACCCAGCAGATTTGACGGCACTAACACCAGGTCATTTCCTTGTAGGTTCGGCTTTGCAGGCGCTCCCGGAACCGTCGCTGCTCGATGAGGGAACCAACCGCCTCACCCGATGGCAGCTGATTTCTAAAATGAGAGACCAATTTTGGGCCAGATGGAAGCGCGAGTACCTTCATGCGCTCACCTCGCGAACGAAATGGCGTCAAACCAAGGAGAACATCTCGCCCGGTCGGCTCTGCATCATCGTCGGAGAACAGACACCTCCTTCACGTTGGCTCCTCGCACGAGTCACGGAAGCTCACCCAGGGACAGACGGCAAGGTTCGAGTGGTCAAGGTGGCCACAGCAATATCCGAATTCACCAGGCCAATTCACAAACTCGTCGTTCTGCCGATCGATACGAATGATCGATGA